From Streptomyces asiaticus, one genomic window encodes:
- a CDS encoding metal ABC transporter permease has protein sequence MSVFTAFDHPYFTHALLAGTGIAAAAGPVGYFLVLRAQVFTGDALGHVAFTGGLAALALGYDLRLGLFAATVVFAVLIGALGRRGRSDDVAIGSVFAWILGLGAFFLTLYSTRGAAHGTAGVSVLFGSIFGLSAGQAGVAALAAAVICASVALIARPLLFASVDETVAAARGVPVRVLGLAFLVLVGACAAEATQAVGSLLSLGLLAAPAGAAHRLTARPYHALALSGGLAVAEMWAGLGLSYAAPRLPPSFAILAVATAVYLATLFTVRPRRGRTMTSRAVRGNVPGRPRL, from the coding sequence GTGAGCGTGTTCACCGCCTTCGACCACCCGTACTTCACGCATGCGCTGCTGGCCGGGACGGGGATCGCCGCGGCGGCGGGTCCGGTGGGGTACTTTCTGGTGCTCCGCGCTCAGGTGTTCACCGGGGACGCGCTCGGCCATGTGGCGTTCACCGGAGGGCTGGCGGCGCTCGCGCTCGGCTACGACCTGCGGCTGGGATTGTTCGCGGCGACCGTGGTGTTCGCCGTGCTGATCGGCGCGCTCGGGAGACGGGGCCGCTCCGACGATGTGGCCATCGGCAGCGTCTTCGCCTGGATCCTGGGCCTGGGCGCCTTCTTCCTCACCCTGTACAGCACCCGCGGTGCCGCTCATGGCACCGCGGGGGTGAGCGTGTTGTTCGGCTCGATCTTCGGCCTGTCGGCGGGACAAGCGGGGGTGGCGGCGCTGGCGGCCGCCGTGATCTGCGCGTCCGTGGCGCTGATCGCACGGCCGTTGCTGTTCGCCTCGGTCGACGAGACGGTGGCCGCGGCGCGCGGTGTGCCCGTACGGGTGCTGGGCCTGGCGTTCCTGGTTCTGGTGGGGGCCTGTGCCGCCGAAGCCACCCAGGCGGTCGGCTCCCTGCTGTCGCTCGGCCTGCTCGCTGCCCCCGCCGGAGCCGCCCACCGGCTGACCGCCCGCCCGTACCACGCCCTGGCCTTGTCGGGCGGACTGGCGGTGGCCGAGATGTGGGCCGGGCTGGGGCTGAGCTACGCCGCGCCACGGCTGCCGCCCAGCTTCGCCATCCTGGCCGTCGCCACCGCCGTCTACCTCGCGACGCTCTTCACCGTGCGGCCCCGGCGGGGCCGCACGATGACATCGCGGGCGGTACGGGGCAACGTACCGGGGCGGCCACGGCTCTGA
- a CDS encoding metal ABC transporter permease: protein MSLTDTYPVWSWNPVTDLRAMWAFPFMVNAFRAGTVVAILAGVIGWYMVLRRQSFAGHTLAQVSFPGAACATLLGITPVVGYFAFCVGAALVIAAIPRAGQGGSGQEAALTGTVQAFGLACGFLFVALYKGFLGGINSLLFGSFLGITTTQVAVLTAVAAATLAMLALIARPLLFASVDPDVAAVRGVPVRVLSVAFLVLLGTATAATSQITGTLLVFALLVMPAATAQQLTARPAAGLAVSVLVGLAVTWTGLIAAYYSPYSIGFFVTTFALGVYALARLARVLAQALARRAPASVRLSGSAV, encoded by the coding sequence ATGAGCTTGACTGACACCTACCCGGTCTGGTCGTGGAATCCGGTGACCGATCTGCGGGCGATGTGGGCGTTTCCGTTCATGGTCAACGCCTTCCGGGCCGGTACTGTCGTCGCCATTCTCGCGGGTGTCATCGGCTGGTACATGGTGCTGCGCCGGCAGAGCTTCGCCGGCCATACGCTGGCCCAGGTCAGTTTCCCGGGCGCGGCCTGTGCCACCCTGCTGGGCATCACCCCGGTCGTCGGCTACTTCGCTTTCTGTGTCGGCGCCGCCCTGGTCATCGCCGCCATCCCGCGCGCCGGGCAGGGCGGCAGCGGCCAGGAAGCGGCCCTGACTGGGACGGTCCAGGCGTTCGGGCTGGCCTGCGGGTTCCTCTTCGTCGCGCTCTACAAGGGCTTCCTCGGTGGGATCAACTCCCTGTTGTTCGGCAGCTTCCTCGGCATCACCACCACGCAGGTGGCCGTCCTGACGGCTGTGGCGGCGGCGACGCTGGCCATGCTGGCGCTGATCGCGCGGCCGCTGCTGTTCGCCTCGGTCGATCCCGATGTCGCCGCCGTACGCGGGGTTCCGGTACGTGTCCTGTCCGTGGCGTTCCTCGTCCTGCTCGGTACGGCAACCGCGGCGACCAGTCAGATCACCGGCACTCTGCTGGTCTTCGCCCTGTTGGTGATGCCCGCCGCCACCGCCCAGCAGCTCACCGCCCGCCCCGCGGCGGGACTGGCCGTCTCGGTGCTGGTGGGGCTGGCCGTGACGTGGACCGGCCTGATCGCCGCGTATTACTCGCCATACTCGATCGGGTTCTTCGTGACCACCTTCGCTCTGGGTGTCTACGCTTTGGCCCGGCTCGCGCGTGTCCTCGCACAGGCCCTCGCCCGGCGTGCCCCGGCGTCCGTCCGCCTCTCCGGGAGTGCGGTGTGA
- a CDS encoding TetR/AcrR family transcriptional regulator has translation MNETRDRILDVALDVLGENPDAGMGDIASAAGVVRRTVYDHFPSRLDLVRTLTERAVTEMTAVLTEVNASDAEADATWVEFIARLWPVAHRYRVLLALRRGEYGEAIHGLLGPVDELLADLVKRGQDTEVFAQHLPAGILSQVAYGVVFAIADSDLSNGSLGARAATITSLLMLGVPETRAIALVGDQP, from the coding sequence ATGAACGAGACACGCGATCGCATCCTCGACGTCGCCCTCGATGTGCTGGGAGAGAACCCCGACGCCGGAATGGGCGACATCGCCTCCGCTGCCGGTGTCGTCCGTCGCACGGTCTATGACCATTTCCCCTCGCGTCTCGACCTGGTCCGGACACTCACGGAACGGGCCGTCACCGAGATGACAGCCGTGCTCACCGAAGTCAACGCCTCCGACGCGGAAGCCGACGCGACGTGGGTCGAATTCATCGCCCGCCTCTGGCCGGTGGCGCACCGGTACCGAGTGCTGCTGGCGCTGCGCCGTGGCGAGTACGGCGAGGCGATCCACGGCCTGCTCGGGCCAGTCGATGAGCTCCTCGCCGACCTCGTGAAACGGGGCCAGGACACCGAGGTGTTCGCACAGCACCTGCCGGCGGGCATTCTGAGCCAGGTCGCCTACGGCGTCGTGTTCGCCATCGCGGACAGCGACCTGTCGAACGGGTCCCTCGGCGCCCGAGCAGCCACGATCACGAGCCTGCTGATGCTGGGAGTTCCCGAGACGCGCGCCATCGCTCTCGTGGGCGACCAGCCCTGA
- a CDS encoding metal ABC transporter solute-binding protein, Zn/Mn family: protein MRSAIAHRIRPRALTGCAAAVAVLAGASACSTASSDTSDGSASGKRASGKVIPIVAAENFWGSIAQQLGGSHVHVKSIIDNPAADPHDYEPTAADGRAVATARYTIVNGIGYDAWADKLLSANPGSDRTELKIGDLVGLRPGGNPHRWYAPADVHKVIEKITADYKKIDPDHAAFYDARKKTYLDTTLAPYSRLVSGIKSTYAGMSVGASESIVTPLAQGLGLKIATPESFLDAISEGTDPTAKDKTAIDQQIKNKKIKIYVYNSQNSTADVRAQVKEAKAAGIPVATVTETLTPAGASFQNWQVRQLKGIQKALARATGNK, encoded by the coding sequence ATGAGATCTGCCATAGCCCACCGCATACGTCCCCGCGCCCTCACCGGATGTGCCGCCGCCGTCGCTGTGCTCGCCGGCGCCAGCGCCTGTTCCACCGCTTCATCGGACACGTCCGACGGCTCCGCCTCAGGCAAGAGGGCGTCCGGCAAGGTGATCCCGATCGTGGCGGCGGAGAATTTCTGGGGCAGCATCGCGCAGCAGCTGGGCGGCAGCCACGTGCACGTCAAGAGCATCATCGACAACCCCGCCGCCGACCCCCACGACTACGAGCCGACCGCCGCCGACGGGCGCGCCGTCGCCACCGCCCGGTACACGATCGTCAACGGCATCGGCTACGACGCGTGGGCCGACAAGCTGCTCTCCGCCAACCCGGGTAGCGACCGCACCGAGCTGAAGATCGGTGACCTGGTCGGCCTCAGGCCGGGCGGAAACCCCCACCGCTGGTACGCCCCGGCCGACGTCCACAAGGTGATCGAAAAAATCACCGCCGACTACAAGAAGATCGACCCGGACCACGCCGCCTTCTATGACGCGCGGAAGAAGACCTATCTGGACACCACCCTGGCCCCCTACAGCCGGCTGGTGTCCGGCATCAAGTCCACTTACGCGGGTATGTCCGTCGGCGCTTCCGAGTCCATCGTCACCCCGCTCGCCCAGGGCCTCGGCCTGAAGATAGCCACCCCCGAGTCGTTCCTCGACGCCATCAGCGAGGGCACGGACCCCACGGCGAAGGACAAGACCGCCATCGACCAGCAGATCAAGAACAAGAAGATCAAGATCTACGTCTACAACAGCCAGAACTCCACCGCGGATGTGCGGGCTCAGGTGAAGGAGGCCAAGGCGGCCGGTATCCCGGTGGCTACGGTCACCGAGACCCTTACCCCGGCGGGTGCCTCGTTCCAGAACTGGCAGGTCCGTCAGCTGAAGGGCATCCAGAAGGCCCTGGCCCGCGCCACGGGCAACAAGTAA
- a CDS encoding epoxide hydrolase family protein, which yields MTAPTPPTSALVRPFTVSISESAIDDVKQRLARTRWPDPETVGDWSQGVRVENARSLVDYWERGYDWRRFESELNRFPQFLTEIDGLDIHFIHVRSKNPHAMPLILTHGWPGSIVEFLKLIGPLTDPVSFGGDAADSFDVVVPSLPGFGFSQKPTETGWTVSRIASAWEELMKRLGYTRWAAQGGDWGAVVTTALGAMQPEGLLGIHLNTQYAFPAQIPDTLSPEQRYAVETLALYTGDLGGSNHLQGTKPETVGFALADSPAGQAAWIYEKFQSKTDNHGLAEDALSIDDMLDAISLYWFTNSAASSGRIYWENKSLTFAGPKVTLPVAVTVFPRDIPRVPRSWIEDTYSNLIHYGEADKGGHFAALEQPEILVSEIRTGLRTLRF from the coding sequence ATGACCGCACCGACGCCGCCTACCTCGGCCCTCGTCCGCCCGTTCACCGTCTCGATCTCGGAATCGGCGATCGACGACGTCAAGCAGCGACTGGCCAGGACTCGATGGCCGGATCCGGAAACGGTGGGCGACTGGTCGCAAGGGGTTCGTGTAGAGAACGCCAGATCTCTGGTCGACTACTGGGAGCGCGGATACGACTGGCGGCGCTTCGAGTCCGAGCTCAATCGCTTCCCCCAGTTCCTGACCGAGATTGATGGGCTGGACATCCACTTCATCCACGTCAGGTCCAAGAATCCCCACGCGATGCCGCTGATACTCACGCATGGATGGCCGGGCTCGATCGTCGAGTTCCTGAAGCTGATCGGCCCGCTGACCGATCCGGTTTCGTTCGGAGGAGACGCTGCCGATTCGTTCGACGTCGTCGTCCCGTCCCTCCCCGGGTTCGGGTTCTCCCAGAAGCCCACGGAGACCGGGTGGACTGTATCGCGCATCGCAAGCGCGTGGGAGGAGCTGATGAAGCGTCTTGGCTACACGAGATGGGCCGCGCAAGGCGGCGATTGGGGTGCCGTCGTCACCACCGCCCTCGGGGCCATGCAACCCGAGGGGCTTCTCGGAATTCATCTGAACACCCAGTACGCCTTTCCCGCACAGATACCCGACACCTTGTCGCCCGAACAGCGCTACGCCGTGGAGACCCTCGCCCTCTACACCGGCGATCTCGGTGGATCCAACCACCTTCAGGGCACGAAGCCGGAGACGGTGGGATTCGCCCTGGCGGACTCTCCCGCCGGCCAGGCAGCCTGGATCTACGAGAAGTTCCAGTCCAAGACCGACAACCACGGGCTCGCCGAGGACGCTCTCAGCATCGACGACATGCTCGATGCGATATCCCTCTACTGGTTCACCAACAGCGCAGCGTCGTCCGGCCGCATCTACTGGGAGAACAAGTCGCTCACTTTCGCCGGCCCGAAGGTGACGCTTCCGGTCGCGGTGACCGTCTTCCCGAGGGACATCCCACGCGTGCCACGTAGCTGGATCGAAGACACCTACAGCAATCTGATCCACTACGGCGAGGCCGACAAGGGCGGGCACTTCGCGGCCTTGGAACAGCCCGAGATCCTTGTCAGCGAAATCCGCACCGGCCTGCGCACTCTTCGTTTCTGA
- a CDS encoding endonuclease domain-containing protein, producing MSERVMPGRPDGLITLGAADALWVDVTADSAVPTASGAFTCSPAHARMGYVLLGGHVVATVRASGGQWTVPEAEVRRAAAELNAVAMDRQDLVRIGPFRGAPRQDCDEETQLRWRRRIAGELREPSGPERAARGEVGRPYHLAGIDWRQILVEQTRDGTQRTWWLPRAVVRLLDAAEHAETRWVHAARTRQAGAAATEPPSHPRQAQDADGRQTTNPEGPTASPRPYNGELEGQLYSVLSRKPGTSRRVAGWVCAVCRTAPATVLDHCHEHGYVRAPVCQSCNTQERPDHLYSNDIRVANRYTRLFDTGADDWLRHWHRCPGCRARTTLPLPHLAAWTAHIACRSLRPTHRAPGGREPCGVLRVSWTGSQNAPRACLLTVAVDFCPSGEHRVLARVPYREAAERFRLWLAETAPAVAAAAGPDRLDGLPAQFRPVIADTSGEGLALF from the coding sequence ATGTCAGAGCGTGTCATGCCCGGTCGCCCGGACGGCCTGATCACCCTGGGCGCCGCGGACGCTCTGTGGGTCGATGTGACGGCCGACAGTGCTGTGCCGACGGCTTCTGGGGCATTCACCTGCTCTCCTGCCCATGCCCGGATGGGGTACGTCCTGCTCGGCGGTCATGTGGTGGCGACGGTGAGGGCGAGCGGCGGTCAGTGGACTGTTCCGGAGGCTGAGGTGCGCCGGGCGGCCGCGGAACTGAACGCGGTGGCGATGGATCGGCAGGACCTGGTCCGCATCGGTCCGTTTCGTGGGGCGCCTAGACAGGACTGCGACGAGGAAACGCAGCTGCGCTGGCGCCGGCGCATCGCGGGGGAACTGCGGGAGCCGAGCGGCCCCGAGCGGGCAGCACGAGGTGAAGTCGGCCGGCCGTACCATCTGGCGGGGATCGACTGGCGACAGATACTCGTGGAGCAGACCCGCGACGGGACGCAGCGGACGTGGTGGCTGCCGCGCGCCGTGGTCAGGCTGCTCGACGCGGCCGAGCACGCCGAAACACGGTGGGTGCACGCCGCGCGGACCCGCCAGGCAGGCGCAGCCGCCACCGAGCCGCCCTCCCACCCCCGGCAGGCCCAAGACGCCGACGGTCGGCAGACGACGAACCCCGAGGGCCCCACCGCCTCACCGCGCCCGTACAACGGAGAGCTGGAAGGCCAGCTGTACTCGGTGCTCAGCAGGAAGCCCGGCACCTCCCGCAGGGTGGCCGGGTGGGTGTGCGCCGTCTGCCGCACCGCGCCCGCCACCGTGCTCGACCACTGCCACGAACACGGCTACGTCCGAGCCCCTGTCTGCCAGTCCTGCAACACCCAGGAACGCCCCGACCACCTGTACAGCAACGACATCCGCGTGGCGAACCGCTACACACGCCTCTTCGACACCGGCGCCGACGACTGGCTTCGCCACTGGCACCGCTGCCCCGGCTGCCGCGCACGCACCACCTTGCCCCTGCCGCACCTCGCCGCATGGACCGCCCACATAGCCTGCCGATCGCTGCGCCCGACCCACCGCGCCCCCGGCGGGCGCGAGCCCTGCGGTGTCCTGCGCGTGTCCTGGACGGGCAGTCAGAACGCGCCCCGTGCCTGCCTGCTCACTGTCGCAGTCGATTTCTGCCCCTCCGGCGAGCACCGTGTCCTGGCGCGAGTCCCCTACCGCGAAGCCGCCGAGCGGTTTCGTCTCTGGTTGGCCGAAACGGCTCCTGCTGTGGCCGCCGCGGCCGGTCCTGACCGCCTGGACGGCCTCCCTGCCCAGTTCCGGCCAGTCATCGCGGACACCAGCGGCGAGGGCCTGGCACTGTTCTGA
- a CDS encoding ATP-binding protein yields the protein MRTAFVGKGGSGKTTLSALFARHLARSDAPVVAIDADINQHLGVALGLEEDALREVVPLSTRLGGIKEYLRGDNPRIASADAMVKTTPPGRGSRLLRPLGPDPVHTRHVRDIAGVRLMTTGVFTEEDLGVACYHSKLGAVELYLNHLVDGPGEYVVVDMTAGADSFASGLFTRFDMTFLVAEPTRKGVSVYHQYKEHAAEFGVPLAVVGNKVTGEDDRLFLKEHVGDDLLVCFGHSDWVRAREQGRHTGELEPEHRLALEELRIAVDGRTKDWETFQRQAVEFHLRNARAWADRATGQDLSTQVDPDFQHGPAALSEAPIAAPTASS from the coding sequence ATGCGCACCGCGTTCGTCGGCAAGGGCGGAAGTGGCAAGACCACGCTGTCCGCTCTCTTCGCCCGACACCTGGCTCGCTCAGACGCGCCCGTCGTCGCCATCGACGCCGACATCAACCAGCATCTGGGGGTGGCCCTGGGGCTGGAGGAGGACGCACTGCGCGAGGTCGTCCCGCTCAGCACTCGCCTCGGCGGGATCAAGGAGTATCTGCGCGGCGACAATCCCCGTATCGCCTCCGCCGACGCCATGGTGAAGACCACTCCCCCGGGGCGCGGCTCCCGCCTGCTGCGGCCGCTCGGGCCCGACCCGGTGCACACCCGCCACGTCCGGGACATCGCGGGAGTCCGGCTGATGACCACCGGCGTGTTCACCGAGGAGGACCTCGGTGTCGCGTGCTACCACTCCAAGCTCGGCGCCGTGGAGCTGTATCTGAACCACCTCGTGGACGGCCCCGGTGAGTACGTCGTGGTCGACATGACCGCCGGCGCGGACTCCTTCGCCTCCGGGCTGTTCACCCGGTTCGACATGACCTTCCTGGTGGCCGAGCCCACGCGCAAGGGGGTGTCCGTCTACCACCAGTACAAGGAGCACGCCGCCGAGTTCGGTGTGCCTCTCGCCGTGGTCGGCAACAAGGTGACCGGCGAGGACGACCGGCTCTTCCTCAAGGAGCACGTCGGCGACGACCTCCTGGTCTGCTTCGGCCACTCCGACTGGGTCCGCGCCCGTGAACAGGGCCGCCACACCGGGGAGCTGGAACCCGAGCACCGCCTGGCGCTGGAGGAGCTGCGCATCGCGGTGGACGGCCGCACCAAGGACTGGGAGACCTTCCAGAGGCAGGCGGTCGAGTTCCATCTGCGCAACGCCCGCGCCTGGGCCGACCGCGCCACCGGCCAGGACCTGAGCACCCAGGTCGACCCCGACTTCCAGCACGGACCGGCAGCTCTGTCCGAGGCACCCATCGCCGCCCCCACAGCATCGAGCTGA
- a CDS encoding metal ABC transporter ATP-binding protein translates to MSLRGAAVRVGGRSLWSGVDLEVGAGEFTAVLGPNGVGKSTLIKVVLGILPTAAGEVRVLGEAPGRAGHRIGYLPQRRNVDPSLRIRGIDVVRMGLDGDRWGVPLPLPLRFSARRRAARDRIAEVIDLVGASAYAHRPLGECSGGQQQRLLIAQALVRRPELLLLDEPLDSLDLSHQGGVAALLGRICRAEGVSVVMVAHDVNPILPWLDRVLYLAEGAAAAGPPQQVITTQTLSRLYGAPVEVLRAGDGRLVVVGGGHGAGGGGGHGHHHELD, encoded by the coding sequence GTGTCCCTGCGCGGCGCGGCCGTACGGGTCGGCGGACGTAGCCTGTGGTCCGGGGTGGATCTGGAGGTTGGCGCCGGGGAGTTCACGGCCGTCCTCGGACCGAACGGTGTCGGCAAGTCCACCCTGATCAAGGTGGTTCTCGGGATCCTGCCGACCGCCGCGGGCGAGGTACGGGTCCTGGGTGAGGCTCCCGGCCGTGCCGGGCACCGGATCGGCTATCTGCCGCAGCGCCGCAACGTCGACCCGTCCTTGCGGATCCGCGGCATCGATGTCGTGCGCATGGGCCTGGACGGCGACCGCTGGGGTGTTCCGCTGCCGCTGCCTCTGCGGTTCAGCGCGCGGCGCCGGGCGGCCCGGGATCGTATCGCCGAGGTCATCGACCTGGTCGGGGCGAGTGCGTACGCCCATCGGCCGCTCGGGGAGTGTTCCGGGGGTCAGCAGCAGCGGCTGCTGATCGCCCAGGCGCTCGTCCGCAGGCCTGAACTGCTGTTGCTGGACGAGCCGTTGGACAGCCTGGACCTGTCCCATCAGGGTGGGGTGGCGGCGCTCCTCGGGCGGATCTGTCGTGCGGAGGGGGTCAGCGTGGTGATGGTCGCGCATGACGTCAACCCGATCCTTCCCTGGCTGGACCGGGTGCTGTACCTCGCCGAGGGTGCCGCTGCCGCGGGCCCGCCACAGCAGGTCATCACCACACAGACGCTCTCGCGGCTCTACGGCGCGCCGGTGGAGGTGCTGCGCGCGGGTGACGGGCGGCTGGTGGTCGTCGGAGGCGGGCACGGCGCAGGGGGAGGGGGAGGTCATGGTCACCACCATGAGCTTGACTGA
- a CDS encoding winged helix-turn-helix transcriptional regulator yields the protein MATAEKVTGPIPSFDPYERGCPSRDLLDQIGSKWAVLVLGELGRNGTSRFGQLRQALAGVSEKMLTQTLRTLERDGLVSRTVYPEVPPHVEYELTALGQTLREPLKALTEWSVLHIEEVITAREEYDDRTERTR from the coding sequence GTGGCTACTGCCGAGAAAGTGACCGGGCCCATACCGTCATTCGATCCGTACGAGCGCGGCTGCCCGTCGCGGGACCTGCTCGACCAGATCGGCAGCAAGTGGGCGGTCCTCGTGCTGGGCGAACTCGGCCGGAACGGGACCTCCCGGTTCGGCCAGCTCCGGCAGGCGCTGGCGGGCGTGAGCGAGAAGATGCTCACCCAGACGCTGCGCACCCTCGAACGCGACGGGCTGGTCAGCCGGACCGTCTACCCAGAGGTGCCGCCGCACGTGGAGTATGAGCTGACCGCGCTCGGCCAGACGCTGCGGGAACCGCTGAAGGCGCTCACGGAGTGGTCCGTGCTGCACATCGAAGAAGTCATCACCGCCCGTGAGGAGTACGACGACCGCACTGAGCGCACCCGGTGA
- a CDS encoding SDR family oxidoreductase, translating to MTIMSIVVTGATGQLGRLTVEALLRRGIPAADIIATGRDIAKIKDLADRGITVRRADFAGTDGLAEVFAGADRLLLISASVPVGERVANHRRVIDAAASAGVSLVAYTSTTHADTATTVIGATHSETEDYLRDRGIPSVLLRNGWYLENYTSQLPQILQNGAVVGAAGEGRISAASRADYAEAAAVVLTAEGHTGAVYELGGDESFTLTELAAAISAAARKQVTYADLPVAEFAQVLATAGLPAELAEVLADADRGMNRGEMYTDSGDLRRLIGRPPVTLAEALAVAALHY from the coding sequence ATGACCATCATGTCGATCGTCGTCACCGGAGCCACCGGCCAGCTGGGCAGGCTCACCGTCGAGGCACTGCTGCGGCGCGGGATCCCGGCTGCGGACATCATCGCGACCGGCCGGGACATCGCCAAGATCAAGGACCTGGCCGACCGAGGCATCACGGTACGCCGCGCCGACTTCGCGGGCACCGACGGCCTGGCCGAGGTATTCGCGGGGGCGGACAGGCTGCTGCTGATCTCGGCCTCGGTCCCTGTGGGCGAGCGGGTCGCCAACCACCGCCGCGTGATCGACGCCGCGGCGTCCGCAGGCGTGTCGCTAGTGGCGTACACGAGCACGACGCACGCGGACACGGCCACCACCGTCATCGGTGCCACGCACAGCGAGACCGAGGACTATCTGCGGGACCGCGGAATCCCCAGCGTGCTGCTGCGCAACGGCTGGTACTTGGAGAACTACACCAGCCAGCTGCCGCAGATCCTGCAGAACGGCGCCGTCGTCGGTGCCGCAGGCGAGGGGCGGATCAGCGCAGCGTCCCGCGCCGACTACGCCGAGGCCGCAGCGGTCGTCCTCACCGCTGAAGGCCACACCGGCGCCGTGTACGAGCTCGGCGGCGACGAATCCTTCACCCTGACTGAGCTCGCCGCCGCGATCTCCGCTGCGGCCCGGAAGCAGGTTACCTACGCTGACCTCCCGGTGGCCGAATTCGCCCAGGTACTGGCCACCGCGGGCCTACCCGCCGAGCTGGCGGAGGTCCTCGCTGACGCTGACCGCGGCATGAACCGCGGCGAGATGTACACCGACTCCGGCGACTTGCGCCGCCTGATCGGCCGCCCGCCCGTGACCCTGGCCGAGGCCCTCGCGGTCGCCGCCCTGCATTACTGA
- a CDS encoding COG4705 family protein, whose protein sequence is MTHELSETPQAAPGGTTPARHGHRLRWNKVPEVTAYFWIIKVLCTTVGETAADLLNEKAGLGLTGVSVLMSVLLAGVLVVQFRTTSYRAGVYWLAVALISVVGTLISDNLTDNMGVPLETSTTVFALVLAVVFVVWYRRERTLSIHSIDTTSRESFYWLAVLFTFALGTAAGDLASEGMNLGYSLSAVLFALVIAAVAVAHFALGLDAVWSFWIAYILTRPLGASIGDYLSQPNAAGGLGLGTVVTSVLFLAVILGLVVYLTVTRRDVVEPESVARQAA, encoded by the coding sequence ATGACGCATGAACTGTCTGAGACTCCCCAAGCCGCACCGGGCGGCACCACGCCCGCTCGGCACGGACATCGTCTGCGCTGGAACAAGGTGCCCGAGGTCACCGCCTACTTCTGGATCATCAAGGTGCTCTGCACCACGGTCGGCGAGACCGCTGCCGACCTGCTCAACGAGAAGGCCGGGCTGGGCCTGACCGGCGTGTCGGTGCTGATGAGCGTGCTGCTGGCGGGCGTGCTCGTCGTCCAGTTCCGTACGACCTCCTATCGCGCTGGTGTGTACTGGCTGGCCGTCGCCCTGATCAGCGTGGTCGGCACCCTGATCAGCGACAACCTCACCGACAACATGGGCGTCCCGCTGGAGACGAGCACCACGGTGTTCGCGCTCGTCCTCGCGGTCGTGTTCGTGGTCTGGTACCGGCGCGAGCGCACCCTGTCCATCCACAGCATCGACACCACCAGCCGCGAGTCGTTCTACTGGCTGGCGGTGCTGTTCACCTTCGCCCTCGGTACGGCGGCCGGCGACCTGGCCTCCGAGGGCATGAACCTCGGCTATTCGCTCTCCGCGGTCCTGTTCGCCCTCGTCATCGCGGCGGTGGCGGTCGCGCACTTCGCACTGGGCCTGGACGCGGTATGGAGCTTCTGGATCGCCTACATTCTCACCCGCCCCCTCGGCGCCTCGATCGGCGACTACCTCTCCCAGCCGAACGCAGCTGGCGGTCTTGGCCTTGGCACCGTCGTCACCAGCGTGCTCTTCCTGGCGGTCATTCTCGGCCTGGTGGTGTACCTGACGGTGACCCGCAGGGACGTCGTCGAGCCGGAGAGCGTGGCACGTCAAGCGGCCTGA